One Pyrus communis chromosome 13, drPyrComm1.1, whole genome shotgun sequence genomic window carries:
- the LOC137713422 gene encoding uncharacterized protein, giving the protein MASNAMAAFQVPVLDNNNFDNWNIKMKAFLGAQDVWEVVEKGYTEPEDETTLSQPQKESLKDSRKSDKKALYLIYQALDDNGFEKVSSATSTKQAWEKLQTFYKGAEQVKKVRLQVLRGEFESLQMKGFESISDYFSRVLAVSNQLQRNGEKLEDVRIMEKILSSLDPKFEHIVVTIKETKNLEEISIEQLMGLLQAYEEKHKKRQGMMSSSLRRMSSQRRKKKEENFDNERSQ; this is encoded by the coding sequence atgGCTAGCAACGCTATGGCAGCCTTCCAAGTTCCAGTGCTCGACAACAACAACTTCGATAATTggaatatcaaaatgaaggccTTTTTGGGTGCACAAGATGTCTGGGAAGTCGTGGAGAAAGGCTACACTGAGCCAGAGGATGAAACTACTTTGTCTCAACCCCAGAAGGAAAGTTTGAAAGACTCAAGAAAGTCAGACAAGAAGGCTCTGTACCTCATCTACCAAGCATTAGATGACAATGGCTTTGAGAAGGTCTCGAGTGCAACCTCTACCAAGCAAGCATGGGAAAAGCTTCAAACCTTTTACAAAGGAGCCGAACAAGTGAAAAAAGTTCGTCTTCAAGTACTAAGAGGTGAGTTCGAATCTCTACAAATGAAAGGGTTTGAATCAATCTCTGATTATTTCTCAAGAGTCTTAGCCGTTTCCAATCAATTACAAAGAAACGGAGAAAAGTTAGAAGATGTTAGAATTATGGAGAAGATACTAAGCTCGTTGGACCCCAAGTTCGAGCATATTGTTGTGACGattaaagaaactaaaaacttggAAGAAATTAGTATAGAGCAATTAATGGGTTTGCTACAAGCATATGAAGAGAAACATAAGAAGAGGCAGGGAATGATGAGCAGCTCCTTAAGACGCATGTCTagccaaagaagaaagaagaaagaagaaaacttcGACAATGAGAGAAGCCAGTAA